A segment of the Effusibacillus pohliae DSM 22757 genome:
AAAAAACCTCCACCTCGTGGAAGTTTTATACACCCGGTAACGTGAAAACCGTTCCCCTTATAACGCACCGACAGGGATGAACACTCCATCCCTCAGATGCATTCCGAGGCGGCATCGTTCCAACTGATTCTGGAACAATGACACCTCCGCGCGGGATGGATCGTCCCGGTTTTCCTGATCAATATTCATGAATCGTCCACGTATAGTGAAACTCCACACTTCCTTTTAGTGTTTGCGCAACAGGACAGCCGCGGTCAAAGACTGCAAGCACACGTTCAGCCGTTTCCCGAGTTCCTTGCGGAATCTTCAGTTCAAAATGCACATTGATTCTGGTAATTCGCAATACACGTTCGACCGCTTCAATTACTCCTTGCACGTTCGCTGTTATTTTATCGGGGTAAGAGGGGATTTGACGCGCTGCCAGCGCGCCAGACAAAGTCCCTACAAGTCAGCCTCCCGCCGCCGCCACAATATGATCCAGCGTGGATGGAAGAGGCGTCTCTGGCGTATATCCGTAAAATCGTTGCACGCCGCCATGGACCCCAAATTCGAGCGGTTTGTCTTCAAATCCGCTGATGTAAGCCAAACGTTTGGGAGGCTTATCCTGGACGATGCGAATGTTTGTAAGTTCAATCGGTTCACCCATTCTTCCACTTCCTTCCTGCATGTATTTTTTCAAACTTGAGCGCCCTGCTGCCTGCACAAAGCCGGACTGCTGCAGTTGCCTACAGCGAATACTTTAAACGTACACAATTTTCACCCAAAAATCTGTAGCATGACTTACATTTCAGTCCTGATCCGCATCACCATCCGTCCTGTGGGGATATTCACACAATTCCACAAGCGTCCCGTTGGTTGACACCGGATGCATGATTAAACCTGATCGCAACCGAATCGCAAAGTCCACTTCAGTTCCCCTCTATCTGATCTGCCAAGCATAACCTGGTACCCCACAAGACGACTCGTTCCCCTTTCCTGCAGGAGCTCTTCAATGGGACTTCTTTCCTGAAAAAGCCCCTCCCGAACACCCGCCGGGAGAGGCTGCATCACAACGTGTCAAGCGCATTCAAACAGCACCGCAGGCGATCGGCGAACAAATCGGGCCTGCTGCTTTATCATAACGTATCAAACGCTTCCTTCAATCCATGCACGAGAAAATCGAGGTCTTCCTCCGTCGCGACAAACGGCGGAGCGATCGTCAGCACGTTGTGGAACCCGGGGACTGTATCCCCGTTTTTGCCGATGATCAGCCGCCGCTTCTTGCATTCGGCGATGACCTGCGTCACTTTGTCGGGTGCGGCCGGTTCCTTCGTGGCCCGGTCTTCCACCAGCTCGATGCCGCTCATGAAACCG
Coding sequences within it:
- a CDS encoding OsmC family protein: MSGALAARQIPSYPDKITANVQGVIEAVERVLRITRINVHFELKIPQGTRETAERVLAVFDRGCPVAQTLKGSVEFHYTWTIHEY